Below is a genomic region from Equus caballus isolate H_3958 breed thoroughbred chromosome X, TB-T2T, whole genome shotgun sequence.
AGGGCACTCCCTTCCTGACAGCCACCAGGCAATACTTCTGAGGGCTTGCTCCCTGTGGTCCAAACAGTCAGGAAAGCCACCTTTTGGGCTCTGGGAAGCTACGCCAGGTCCAGGCCTCTCGGCCCTGCCACCACTTTCCTGAAGACAGGCTGGTCCTCCTTCTCAGGCTTCTCACCAGCAGCTGACGGTAATAGAAGAATCTCCAACAGAGCTTCTCCCCGGATTTCCACTTCGTGCACTGATCTGCCTCTCCCAGGTAATACCGAGTCTCTTCTCCAGGGGTGTTCAAGGGATGTGAGAAAAGAGCAGGAAGAACACACGGCACAGCTGCTCTCTATGCTCCACACGGGGATGTGCTTTGTACTATGGAGTGTGGTCAGAAACAAATAGAAACCACCTCAACGCCGAAGTAATAAAAGACTCATTAAATGATCATTTCTTctgattatgttttattttctttgatttgtgcattttatttcttattgttatTTCGTTATAATTAATTACATTATAGTGCATCCATACTGTAGGGTGCAGCAactgaaaagaatgaagtaagCCAATATGCACTGACCAAAAACCTCTCCCCAATGTGAGATTAAATGATGGCACTAAGGGCAGTAAGTTTGTATGCTGTGATCCCATTTAAGCTGTTTAATGTGTGAGTGTGGTGAATGTTTATGTTTATACGCATGTGAGTGCATGAATATGTGTaaatgtgtgcgtgcatgtgaaTGTGTTAATATacgcatgcatgtgtgtattgtgtgtgtccATATATCTGagtgtgcatgtatatgtgtgtgagtgtgtgtatgtttctgtttgtgtgagtgtgtgtgtgtgtgtgtgtgtgtgaggtgtgtgtgtttatctgcACAGGACAAAGCAGGGGAAGAAGTGAACCTCACTGCTGAGAACGGCTCTCTCTGTGAGAGTGGAGAGACGACTGAAGGAGCAGAAACTTTCCCACTGACTTTCACTTCTCactttttttgggttttttgtttgtttttggttctttttttttttgccctgagctatcatccgctgccaatcttcctctctctttttgcatgtgagctgccgccacagcatggccactgacagacgaatggtgtagatccatgcctggggaCCAAAGccgggccgccaaaatggagcatgGGCTGGCCCTCATTTCTCACTTTTTAAGTGTTTGAATCACGTGtgacttttatttccatttttgtgtttttcaatattttcaggGTTTAGGgcctaaataaaacaaaacaatcccCACATTTAAGCAGTGCTGTCACAGGAAAAAGGAGTGGAAGTAATTTGGTGTGGCAAAGCTAAAGCCAAGGTCTGAGTCCAAGGAAGATAAACTTGAGCCCGGAAAGCTCCTCTCACTCACAGACAGTTATCAAGGGACCAATGGGTTCCAGGGAGGCTGAGAGTGgggaggtggcagaggagggaagccaGACTGGGCTGTGTACTCTGCCAGGACAGGGGACTGTGGGTGGGCGGGGGCTTATTGTGATTTATAGGCAGGGCCAGTTGGAGGGGAGCAGGGTGTGGGTCAGCCAGGGAAGATTTCCTGAAGTGAGGAGAGGCAAGTTGCCCTTAGGAACCCGTCCAGCTCAAATGGGCACCATCCAGGTGCCCATTAGgtcagtaaaaaacaaaacactactcAGTGTAACATGCAAGTGGCTGCAAAGCTGGAATCACAACCACTCCCTAGGCTGAGCAAAGCTGTCATCGGAATGGGTTTTCAGGGTTCACTGAACACACTTTGAGTCGCAGCAGCCACAGTAGAAATTGTATGTCCCTAAGTAAGCTCCTGTCCTTTAGGTGACAACTCCACTTCCACGCGGCCCGTCACTTCTGTTGATTCTAGATTTGTTAGATCTCTAGAATCTTTAgaaattttctcctctcttctgctgTGAGGAGGGATGCACAGGAGGAAGTCGAAGGCTAAACACAAAGCTTCATACTAGTAAGTTGGGCCCTTCAAGGGGAGAAAGCAGCAGACATGTCCCCTAAAGGCCAGGAAGCTGCCAGGTCTCAGCCCCTCACTCCCACATTCTGGACGCAGTCCAGCCAAGGTCATTGTCCCACCAGGCCCTCAAGCCCCCATTGTCCTGATAATTCTTGTTCCCACCACGCCTCTCTCCTAGCTCTGCCTGTTTGCTCCCACTCTGTAACCTGGCCCACCCCTTTGCCCCTGCTCTTCTCACTCTGTGCCCTCCCTGGACGATCATGACCTCAGCCATCCCCAATAAGGCAAAGATTCCCTGCTCTCACTCAACCATTCATTCAAGCACATGTGTTAGGCACCTACTCAATGCCTGGCCCTGTACTAAGGTAAGCAGAGGATGTGGAAGTGAGCAatagtcatttattcaacaaatatttattgatactcCTAATATGTGCCAGCCCACTGTTTGAAAGACTGAATAAGACATTGTTTTTGCCGTCACGAAGTTCACAGGCTATTGGGGTagacagagaaataatcaaaGAATTACAGGACTCAGTGGTAAATCATATGGTTGGGGAAGCCTGGAGTGCTGTGGGAACATAAGAGAGGGAATAACTCAGCCTAGGGGTCAGGGCAGGTGTCTGGAAGGAGGTGACACATGAGCCGGGGCCTCCCTGCAATTGAGGAATGCTGAAACAGAAGAGGCAGCAACTTCTGCTGGTTAtgctccttcctctctgggcATCCTGTTCATAACCCTTCAGCTGCAGGAATCCTAGGATTTTGGGGGGAGTGGTGGTAAGGGAGGGATGATATACCCAAGGCACAAAGCCAGAAGTTTCTTTAAGATTAACTCACCAGACCTTACATTCTACAGGAATTCCTACAGTGTCAATGACCCTGCAGGCCCAGTCTCTGCTTGAACCTGTTTAGTAACATCAAGCTCAGCCCCCACCCCGACCCTGAGGCAACTCTTCAAAATGTAGACAGAAAGACTATGCTTAGGGTCTATGTAAATAACTTCACTCATCTCATTTCATATTTGTAATAACTCAACAACCGAGCTAAAGTGACATCACAGTGGGCAGTTCTTCGTTCTCACTGAACAGAGGGCAGAAtccaaaaaattaatagaatgaAGACAAGGGCCAAGCCTGGTAAAGGGAGTTGGAGGTCTTGAAGTGCTGGCTACACTCACATCTGTGGAAAGGGCTCCAGGGTCTCCCACAACTTGGAGAATTGCTAGAAAATTGTCTTCTCCAGCCCAGGAGTTCTACAGAGGACAATGTAGGATGGCTTCATTGCAGAAAAACTACAGCGTAAACTCTGAATTTATTCTCCTGGGCTTTGGGGATCTGGATGAACTGCAAATCTTCTTTTGTGGACTCTTTCTAACCATGCATCTTGTCACCCTAGCAGGGCACACAACTATTGTGCTCATCACCCTCATTGACTCCTGCCTCCAGACTcccatgtatttctttcttcGCAACCTGTCCACCATTGAAATTTGCTATATATTGGTCATTGTCCCCAACATGCTGGCCAATTTCCTGTCCAGGAGCCAGCGGATGCCCTTCCTGAACTGTGCCTTGCAAATGCACCTCTTCATTGCCCTGGGTGGAGCAGAGTGTTTTCTCCTGGccgtgatggcctatgaccgctttgtggccatctgcaaaccccTGCGCTACACACTCATTGTCACCAGGGCCCTCTGTCTGCAGATGCTGGCTCTGGCATGTGTCAGCGGGTTTGCACTCTCACTCACCCTTACCACACTGATATTCCTCCTGCCCTTCTGTCGATCCCATGAgatcaatcatttcttctgtgacatccctGCTGTGCTATTCCTGGCCTGCTCTGACACGAGGGCCAATGAGATTGCAGTCTTCCTGGTCTGCATGCTCATCCTGTTGATTCCTTTCTTGCTGATCCTACTCTCCTATGGATTCATTATCGCTGCCATCCTCAGAATCCGCTCAGCTGAGGGCAGAGGCAAAGCTTTCTCCACCTGTGCTGGGCACCTGCTGGTCTCTCTTATGCACTATGGCTGCGCAATATTCATCTACATTCGCCCCAAGTCATGCTACACCCCAGAACAGGACAAAATTGTGTCCTTAATCTACACCAATGTCACTCCTATGCTCTACCCCATGATCTATAGTCTGAGAAACAAGGAAGTCAACGGTGCCCTCAGGAGACTCCTGGGGAGCCACAGCCAGATGAGGCAGCAGCCCAACACAAGGTGAAGGGAAAGGTGGGGTCCACCAGGAGCCACCTGGCCCTCTTTCAAGAACCCAGTCAGTCATCTCACTGCACACCTTGTGGCTCCACTCCTCC
It encodes:
- the OR7R4 gene encoding olfactory receptor 10V1, whose protein sequence is MASLQKNYSVNSEFILLGFGDLDELQIFFCGLFLTMHLVTLAGHTTIVLITLIDSCLQTPMYFFLRNLSTIEICYILVIVPNMLANFLSRSQRMPFLNCALQMHLFIALGGAECFLLAVMAYDRFVAICKPLRYTLIVTRALCLQMLALACVSGFALSLTLTTLIFLLPFCRSHEINHFFCDIPAVLFLACSDTRANEIAVFLVCMLILLIPFLLILLSYGFIIAAILRIRSAEGRGKAFSTCAGHLLVSLMHYGCAIFIYIRPKSCYTPEQDKIVSLIYTNVTPMLYPMIYSLRNKEVNGALRRLLGSHSQMRQQPNTR